From a single Miscanthus floridulus cultivar M001 chromosome 8, ASM1932011v1, whole genome shotgun sequence genomic region:
- the LOC136472789 gene encoding uncharacterized protein, whose translation MAEPAKNEAHVVEIPVAVDGGEAYGGEEAFLDKSTAAAAGEGHPLGEIAASAGHLLLLKLWQWEEDRLGRRACALEARMDTARRDAFYLCAAFLAFHGLSLVLLFAASVAASASTAAASPSPSAACRRWWAPSSLSLAASLALAVAVQLRVCAYWRAAARLRRDRGDARALARAVQELRLKGAAFDLSKEPQYGVTRAKCASVEGAGAWAPLRWCRQNVVTLCLLAVAAAALPSGKFILCT comes from the coding sequence ATGGCGGAGCCGGCCAAGAACGAGGCCCACGTCGTGGAGATCCCGGTGGCCGTCGACGGCGGCGAAGCCTACGGAGGCGAGGAGGCCTTTCTTGACaagtcgacggcggcggcggcgggtgaggGCCACCCGCTCGGGGAGATCGCAGCGAGTGCGGGGCACCTGCTGCTGCTCAAGCTGTGGCAGTGGGAGGAGGACCGCCTGGGCCGCCGCGCTTGCGCGCTGGAAGCGCGCATGGACACGGCGCGCCGGGACGCCTTCTACCTCTGCGcggccttcctcgccttccacggcCTCTCCCTCGTGCTCCTCTTCGCTGCGTCCGTGGCCGCgtccgcctccaccgccgccgcttccccttccccttccgccGCGTGCAGGAGGTGGTGGGCGCCGTCGTCTCTGTCCCTGGCGGCGTCGCTCGCGCTCGCCGTGGCCGTGCAGCTCCGGGTGTGCGCCTACTGGCGCGCCGCGGCGCGGCTTCGCCGGGACCGCGGCGACGCGCGCGCGCTCGCGCGGGCCGTGCAGGAGCTGCGCTTGAAGGGCGCCGCGTTCGACCTGTCCAAGGAGCCGCAGTACGGGGTGACGAGGGCCAAGTGCGCCAGCGTGGAGGGCGCGGGCGCGTGGGCACCGCTCCGGTGGTGTCGGCAGAACGTCGTCACACTCTgcctcctcgccgtcgccgccgccgccttgcccTCCGGCAAGTTCATCCTCTGCACCTAG
- the LOC136472790 gene encoding protein RAFTIN 1A-like: MARFASAVLLAAALLMAGRLTNAGPSTTAEEVFWRALLPGSAVPDAVLQLLRPATTTSPTKRPASQGVPASGGARDDDDDDDPSFKGYEFSYDAPIATTRGGGAATPTPTAPTAAVFFHEEAVRVGERLPLHFRAAAPAALGLLPRGVADSIPFTTAALPAVLALFGVPPGSSRAAAMAETLRTCERPPPVAGEAEEARFCATSLEAMVERAVAALGTRDVRAVTSALPRAGLPPQAYTVRAVRRIGGGASFVACHDEAYPYTVYWCHGTGPARAYLVEMEGARGGGAVTVAFVCHTDTSRWNPEHVSFKVLGTKPGGAPVCHLMPYGHVIWAKNVKPSPA; this comes from the exons ATGGCGCGCTTCGCCTCCGCCGTCCTCCTCGCCGCTGCCCTGCTCATG GCTGGACGGCTGACGAATGCGGGGCCATCGACGACGGCCGAGGAGGTGTTCTGGCGCGCACTCCTGCCAGGCTCCGCCGTGCCGGACGCCGTCCTCCAGCTCCTACGCCCAG CTACGACTACATCACCTACGAAGCGCCCAGCGAGCCAAGGGGTACCGGCCAGCGGCGGCGCgagagacgacgacgacgacgacgacccttCGTTCAAAGGCTACGAGTTCAGCTACGACGCGCCCATTGCGACGACGCGAGGCGGTGGGGCGGCCACGCCGACGCCGACGGCCCCGACGGCGGCGGTGTTCTTCCACGAGGAGGCGGTGCGCGTGGGCGAGCGCCTGCCGCTCCACTTCCGGGCCGCGGCGCCAGCCGCGCTGGGTCTCCTGCCGCGCGGCGTCGCGGACTCCATCCCGTTCACGACGGCGGCGCTTCCGGCCGTCCTCGCGCTCTTCGGCGTCCCGCCGGGCTCGTCCagggccgccgccatggccgagacGCTGCGCACCTGCGAGCGGCCCCCGCCAGTCGCCGGGGAGGCCGAGGAGGCCAGGTTCTGCGCCACGTCGCTGGAGGCCATGGTGGAGCGCGCCGTGGCGGCGCTGGGCACGCGCGACGTCCGTGCGGTCACCTCCGCGCTGCCCCGCGCGGGGCTGCCGCCGCAGGCGTACACCGTCCGCGCCGTGCGGCGCATCGGCGGCGGCGCCAGCTTCGTGGCGTGCCACGACGAGGCGTACCCGTACACCGTGTACTGGTGCCACGGCACGGGGCCCGCCAGGGCGTACCTGGTGGAGATGGAGggcgcccgcggcggcggcgcggtcaCCGTGGCCTTTGTCTGCCACACCGACACGTCCCGGTGGAACCCGGAGCACGTCTCGTTCAAGGTCCTCGGCACCAAGCCCGGCGGCGCGCCCGTCTGCCACCTGATGCCGTACGGCCACGTCATCTGGGCCAAGAACGTGAAGCCCTCGCCGGCGTGA